DNA sequence from the Nodosilinea sp. FACHB-141 genome:
CTGCAGCAGGAGAGCCCTGACGACTACATTATTGCCAGCGGTGAGACCCACTCGGTGCGCGAGCTAGTGGATTGTGCGTTTAGCTATCTGGGTTTGGACTACCAGCAGTACGTCAGCGTTGATCCAACATTTTACCGCCCCGATGAGGAGGTGCAGCTGGTAGGGTCGATTGACAAGATTAAAACCGAGCTGAATTGGCAGCCCCAGTATTCGTTTCAGCGCCTGGTCGAATCGATGGTTGATCACGACTTGAAAACGTTGAATGGGTAAGCATAGCTAACCGATCGCAGGCACGGAACACATCTTAAACGACTCTTGAATGACTGAGGCCTCACTGCTGATTAACCTGGCGTTTGTCCCCACTAAGCCGACGGGACTGGGGGTCTATGCGCTTAATTTAATTCAGCATTTGTCGCGGGAGAATAGTTATTTGCTCAGCGATCGCCCCATCGCCGGGCATCGCCATCTCCCTTCACCCATGGGGGCGACTACTGATTCAGGCAAGCAGGGCCATGCTCGGCGACTGTGGTGGACACAGTTTCAGGTGCCGAAGCTGTATCGGCAGCTTGGGGCAAAACTGCTGTTTTCGCCCATTCCCGAAACACCGCTCTGGTCATCGTGCCGAACGGTGGTGACAGTGCACGACCTAATTCCCCTGCACTTTCCCCAAAAGGGGTCGCCGCTGACGCTGTACTTTCGACACTATTTGCCCCAGGTCATTCGCCAGGCTGAGCACATTATTTGCGACTCGGAGTCAACCCTGCGCGATATCCAACATTTTTTTGGTCCACTACCCAAAGCAGCAACGGTCGTGCCTCTAGCCTACGATGCTGAGCACTATCGCTGGCTAGACCTGCCACGTCAGCCCTATCTCCTCTACGTAGGCAGCCACTATACCTACAAGAACCTAGGCCGTCTGATAGAAGCCTTTGCCCAGACTGCGCTGCCCGACTTTAAGCTATTGATCGCAGGAGTGCCCGACCCTCGCTATACGCCAGCGCTGCAAGCTCAGGTGGAGGAGATGGGGCTGAGCAATCGCGTTCAGTTTTTGGCCTACGTCCCCTACGACCAGCTGCCCCGATTGATCAACCAGGCGATCGCGCTGGTATTTCCCAGTCTATGGGAAGGGTTTGGCCTACCTGTCCTAGAGGCGATGGCCTGCGGCACGCCGGTGATTACGTCTAACCTATCTTCGCTACCCGAGGTGGCTGGGGAAGCGGCGCTGTCAATTGACCCCTACAACGTCGGTGAACTAGCCGAGGCGATGACTGCCGTCGTCAGCGACTCTAGCCTTTGGATGACGCTTCACCGGTCTGGACTAGCGCGGGTGAAGGCCTTTAGCTGGGAACGAACTGGACGTCAGACTAGCCACATCCTTCAGCGTTATTTATGAGTAAATGTTGAGTTTTGAGGGTTGAGTTCTTAGCCAACCCAACCCTCAAAACTCAACATTCAAAACTAATCAACGATGGCTGACCCGGA
Encoded proteins:
- a CDS encoding glycosyltransferase family 1 protein, encoding MTEASLLINLAFVPTKPTGLGVYALNLIQHLSRENSYLLSDRPIAGHRHLPSPMGATTDSGKQGHARRLWWTQFQVPKLYRQLGAKLLFSPIPETPLWSSCRTVVTVHDLIPLHFPQKGSPLTLYFRHYLPQVIRQAEHIICDSESTLRDIQHFFGPLPKAATVVPLAYDAEHYRWLDLPRQPYLLYVGSHYTYKNLGRLIEAFAQTALPDFKLLIAGVPDPRYTPALQAQVEEMGLSNRVQFLAYVPYDQLPRLINQAIALVFPSLWEGFGLPVLEAMACGTPVITSNLSSLPEVAGEAALSIDPYNVGELAEAMTAVVSDSSLWMTLHRSGLARVKAFSWERTGRQTSHILQRYL